The Candidatus Woesearchaeota archaeon nucleotide sequence GTCAGAGCCCTCAGGATATTTGCTCGGAACAGAGCCAATCCTTTTTATTTCAATAGTTGGCTTTGACTTAAGAAAATCAATTGCATCATCCAATTTTGTGAAATACTCAGAGGCAATCCCTTTCAGGAGAGGATCAAATTTTTCGTTCTCATCAACAACTATTATATGATTATTATGCGCAGCTGAGCCGCCGAGCTCAGAATAGCTCATTACCCCTCTTGATTTCTGAAAAACAACAAGCGAGATTGGGCACCCCTCTGCATCATTCATGTCAGATGAAGCCATCTCAGCAACATTTGCCTGATTATTCCTTCTTGGGTCTGCAAAAGAATATTCCGGAAGCTCACTTATGATTTTATCCCTGAAATCGCCGAAAGGACCTATTAAGTAAATTTTAACCTCATTATCTTTCATTTTGCTTGCCTCCAAATTTCATCGTAAAGCTTGTTCCCTTGCGATTTTCTGCGAGATTTTCAACATCTCCCGCTTTTGAATCTATCTAAGAGATGCCCAATGAAATTTGAATCATAGGGAAACTCCTGCTTTTTTGCTGCCCTTTCATAGGCTGCTGAAATCTTTTGCGAGATTGCTGGAAGGTCACCCTTGCATTCCAGGTTTACTATTCCTCGTTTAGGGCACATTGCCCCGGTTATTTCAACAATAGGAATGTCATTCTTATCATCCACTCTTATTGTCTGCACAGTTGAATAGTCGTTTTCCTGCTGGAAAAATGATGTGCAGTCAATGTATAGATTCTGGATGAAAAATGAATTGTCTTCGCATGAGAAAAAATGATTTTCCACTGAAAGCCCTCTTGACTTGAACAAATATTCCTTGTAAGTTTCTCCTGAGCACTCCTTGAACCAGTCGCAGATTACCTTGTTTATGTGAAGCTCAGAAACATTTCCTTCTTTGTACTTTCCGCAGGTAATTGAAAGATAATTTGCCTTTCTCTGAAATTCCGCAGTTTCTATCGAGATTTTCCTTTCAAAAACAGCTTTGCTGCTTCCCTCAAGAAGAAGAATCCTCTCAAGGTTTGCTTTCGTTATCCCTAGTCCAGTTAAGTCAGGCATTTTTTTTACTACCACTTCATGCCACGGGGAAAGATGATTTCCTTCGGGCGTTTTTGGCTGTCTACTGCGCGTTTATAGGCAGCATGAACTGCCTTAACAATAGCGCCCAGGTTCTTTTCGTCTTCCTTTTGGTTAAGAGGATACTCTTTATCTTTAATTTGTCCTTCAAGCACTACTTTTACAGGCTCATCTCCTTTTTCATAGGATACGCTTACAATTTGATTAAGGTTATATTCTCCTGATGCTTTAAATAAAGGGTGAATTTCTATTCTTAAGTGCTGAGCAAAAGTTCCAGGCTCTAAATGTTCAATAAATATGTTTTCAATTGATAATCCCCTGCTTCCGAACTCGTAGCGTTTGTCCTGCATATCTCTTTTTCCAACAATCTCCATTGCACCAAAGTCAAGTTCACTACGGGGTATAGACACGTTACTGTATTTTCCGAAGAGTATTGACAAGTAGTTAGCCTCTTTCTGAAGAGTTTTGTCTAATGTTGTCATATTCAGTCTTTCTACATTTATGCCTGATGCGCCTTCATATCTAAGAACTCTTTCAAGGCAGCCGTCATCTATCCCTATTTTGTCTAAAATATCATTTCCGGTTGTCATTTTGCACCCCCAATGCATGAATAATTAATTTAATCATTTTTTTCACCTTTCAAAACTCTCTGATAATCTTGTTTTTAATTCTTCAAGCTGCAGTAAATCTTTTCAATCTCGCTTTCCCATTCTCCAGGATGGTATTCAAGCACTTCCTTATTGTCCAAGGTGATTTTTATCTTCCTGTTCTTTTGGTAATTGGATTCAACGCTCCTGCTTATCGCGCAGACAACCTTTCCGAAATTGCAGGTCTTCTTGCTTATCTCAACATAGCTCATTTCAGTTCCGTTTTCAAACTTGGTAAGGAAAAGCCCTATCTTAATCTTGTCTGTCTCAAAAACATAAAGGCTTCTTGCCATGCCATCTATATCAAGGTATCCGTCAAATGAAAGCTCTTTTATTCCGGTGTCGTAAACCTTTTTTTCAAGCTCGCTTTGGTAATCAGAAAGATTAGCTGTTTCAGGCTTCCCAAAATTTCTTGCAATAAGCTCAGATTTCTCAAATAGTTTCTTGTCAGCAGCTTCCTTATTGCCCCTTGTTATTCTTGCTATAAGCTCTATGTGCCCGTATTTTTCTATCTGCTCGTCAAGAGTTTCTCCTGTTATGCCCCTTAATTCAAACATCTGCATTATCTGGCTTTTTTCATCAATTTCAGGCTCATCTGGCATTTTTATACTCCCCTTGAAATCCGCCTATGCAAAAAATCCCACCCAAGAATCAGCCTCAGGTGAAACTAACATCTATTGTTTCACCCCTTTTTAGTAACTATAATGCCTTGAATTTATAAAGTTTTCTGAATCTTCCGGCATATTTAGAATTCATGAAACCCTCTGATTTTCACTCAGAAAAAACTTCCCCCTGGAACCTGTAAATCTCGCACCTTGGGTTCCTCCAGGAATTTTTTGGAAGTCCTGCCTTTTCACATGTTCCCTCAAGAAACTGGACAACATTCCAGCGCTGCTCAGGAGCAACCTGGGGAAGAAGAAGCCCTGAAAAGCCCCGGTATTTTACAATCAGCCCGTCTCTTCCAACCTCAATCTCCTTAAAGTAGTCATTGGGATTATTAACTTCAATAAGTGCAGGGATGGAAAGAATTGAGATTTCAATTATTATATCCTTCATCTCTTCCTTTGAAACCTGGATAAACCTCGGATCCTCAAATGCAGCAGCCTCTGCAGCCTTCATTATCGCATCATAAAGCGGAAACACCGGTTCAGGAAACCCTATGCAGCCGCGGAGCTCTCCGTGCTTCTTTAATGTTACAAATACGCCCTGCTCACTTGAGAATTTTTTCTTTATTTCAGGGTTTATATTTACTTTTGAATCAGAAAAACAGCTCTCAATTGATTCTCTTGCAAGCTTCAGCAGTTTTTTCCTTTCTTCTGAACTGGGCATTTTTGGAACTACTTTATTTTTTTAACTTCTTCATCAAAGCCGGTGTTGAGCTTCTTCAGCCTTTTTCCTGCAGCAATGAGGGCTTTTGCCGGCTCTTCTTTTCCATCTGTCTCAATTATGAATTCCGGGATTCCTATGAGAGGGTGCTTTATCTTGTAAGCGGCTATCTTAACATGCTCGTCATTCCAGAGCTCTTCACGAAGCGCATTGCAGAGGGTGTGCCCCTCGCCTATAAGCTCAAACCTCATCTTCTTTTCGCTTTCTTCCAGAACTTTAATCTCCATTTAAAACCACCTTCTTTCAATATTCTCTCAGTAATCTTTAGGTTTTGTTGACGGATTTTACTTTGACAACTGAGAATTGTGGAAAATGAATTTCTTTATAAAGGTTTCTAATAAAGCCATCATGAATTATTTTTATTTCCTTATCATATCCTTGCATCATATTTCTCTATCAATTTTAATATGCCGTCAAGATCAGAAGGAATTGTGAGCTTTAAATTTATCTGAGAGTTCTCTGTGAAATGCACAGGGTAATACTTAGAGAACACTTCACAGTCATCAGCCGGAGATGCATTCGGATTCTCGGAAAAAAACCGCTCATAAGCATGGATAAGCTTATCCCTTGGAAATGTCTGGGGTGTTTCAGCAAGATACACTGAATTTCTGTCAATGTTTTCAATATTCCCCCTGACTCTCATTTTAACTGCGTCATTAGGCTTTTTCACAACAACAGATGAGCCGTATTTTATGCAGTCATCAATTGAATGATTAATCAGCTCAGGAGTTACAAGAGGTCTTGCCCCGTCGTGAATTGAAACAATATTGCCTGAGCTCATCTTGAGCGCATTGAACACTGATTCAGCCCTTGTGCCTCCGCCCTCGCAGAGCATAATCTCTTTTTTCCAGTTATATGTGTCTTTCCAGGATGAAGAGACCCTCTGAAGATAAGGAATCTTGTCTTTTCTCGATGTGATTATTATTCTGTTAACAGAGGAATTTTCAAAGGAATCTATTGAGTAGAAAACAACTGGCTTTCCTAGGATACCCAGGAAAAGCTTATCCTCTCCGAACCGCTCGGAGCTTCCCGCTGCAGCAATAATTGCATCTATCATTTTAGTTTTTGCAGAAGCATGTGCACTTGTTGCAGGGCGCATCCCCTGTCAGGGCAAATTCTGCCCTTGAAAATTCCATGCTCCTTGAAAGGCAGTTTGCGAAGCACTGCTGCCTGCACACATCCTCATCTGCAATCTGTTAATTATAAACCTTTCTAATAAAATATTTAAGCAATAAGGAATTTAATTTGCTTGATTGAAATGGAGATTAAGAAGATAAAGATTGGCGAAAAATCAGTTTTTCCATTTACAATACCCTCTGGAATCATCACCACATCAGCGTCAAGCATTGAGGTTATTGCAAATGAGATTCCTGAAATCGGGATTATAACGGCAAAAAGCACAGGAATTGAACCTAGGCAGGGCTATTTGGAGCCGATAATCCATGAATACAGCAGGGGATGCTTCATAAATGCAGTTGGGCTCGCGAATCCAGGTGCAGATGAGCTTGCAAAAGAGCTTTCAGAGATTAATTTTCCCGAAGATAAGTTTCTGCTCGCATCAATCTTCGGCAAAGATGCAGGCGAATTTGTCAAGGTTGCAAAAATCCTTGAGGATTTTGTGGATGGATTTGAGCTTAACTTCTCCTGTCCAAATGTAGCTAATTATGGAAGCCAGATTGGAGAGAATCCCCTTCTTGTCTATGAGATAACAAGCCTGGTTTGCCAGAATATTGAAAAGCCGGTGTTTGCAAAGTTTGGTCCAAACACCAATAATTTATCAGAAGCAGCAATCCTCGCTGTGAAAGGAGGTGCATATGGAATCTCTGCAATAAACACAGCGGGCCCGGGTGAATACTTAATTGACAGAAATCCTGTTCTATCAAACAAATCCGGCGGACTTTCAGGGGCTGGAATTCTTCCAATAGGATTGAGATGCGTTTCTGAAATAAGAAAGGCTGTCGGAGAAGAGCCCATAATTATTGGAATCGGCGGGATAAGCTGCGCGAGGGATGTTGAGCAGTATTATGATTCAGGCGCAGACATATTCGGGATAGGAAGCGCTCTTTCAGGGCTTGACAACAGCATGCTGAAAAAATATTTCTCAGAGCTTGCAAATGATTTGAGAAGCGGAAAAAACAACGCATCTTCTCTCCTGATTTATCCTGACACAACTTATCATAAGACGAGGATTGAGGAGGAATTAATGCACGCGCCTGATTTTAAGACAATTTCAACTGACTTAATCCTTCCTGATGCAGGAGCAGGGCAGTTTGTTTTTGCATGGATTCCAGGAATCGGCGAAAAGCCGTTTTCCCTCGTAAACAATAATCCAGTAACTCTCGGAGTTCTGGAAAGGGGATGCTTCACAAAGGCATTCAACTCAATGAAAAAAGGCGATTCCCTTTATATACGAGGCCCATACGGCAGAAAGCCGGAAATAAACTATGACTGCGACATCTTCCTCGTGGGCGGTGGTTCTGGAATTGCAGCTCTTCCCATGATAGCAAAATATGCAGGCAGCGTAAAGCACGGAAGGATTGCTGCAATGATTGGAGCCAAGGATTCCTCTCACATTCCGTATATAAAGGAGCTCGAGAGCATGTGCGAAATCTTTGTCTCGACAGAAGACGGGAGCATGGGAGAAAAAGGAGATGTTCTCCGATTATTCGAGAAGGCAAAAGC carries:
- a CDS encoding TIGR00296 family protein → MPSSEERKKLLKLARESIESCFSDSKVNINPEIKKKFSSEQGVFVTLKKHGELRGCIGFPEPVFPLYDAIMKAAEAAAFEDPRFIQVSKEEMKDIIIEISILSIPALIEVNNPNDYFKEIEVGRDGLIVKYRGFSGLLLPQVAPEQRWNVVQFLEGTCEKAGLPKNSWRNPRCEIYRFQGEVFSE
- a CDS encoding DNA-directed RNA polymerase subunit L; this translates as MEIKVLEESEKKMRFELIGEGHTLCNALREELWNDEHVKIAAYKIKHPLIGIPEFIIETDGKEEPAKALIAAGKRLKKLNTGFDEEVKKIK
- a CDS encoding IspD/TarI family cytidylyltransferase; this translates as MIDAIIAAAGSSERFGEDKLFLGILGKPVVFYSIDSFENSSVNRIIITSRKDKIPYLQRVSSSWKDTYNWKKEIMLCEGGGTRAESVFNALKMSSGNIVSIHDGARPLVTPELINHSIDDCIKYGSSVVVKKPNDAVKMRVRGNIENIDRNSVYLAETPQTFPRDKLIHAYERFFSENPNASPADDCEVFSKYYPVHFTENSQINLKLTIPSDLDGILKLIEKYDARI
- a CDS encoding dihydroorotate dehydrogenase: MEIKKIKIGEKSVFPFTIPSGIITTSASSIEVIANEIPEIGIITAKSTGIEPRQGYLEPIIHEYSRGCFINAVGLANPGADELAKELSEINFPEDKFLLASIFGKDAGEFVKVAKILEDFVDGFELNFSCPNVANYGSQIGENPLLVYEITSLVCQNIEKPVFAKFGPNTNNLSEAAILAVKGGAYGISAINTAGPGEYLIDRNPVLSNKSGGLSGAGILPIGLRCVSEIRKAVGEEPIIIGIGGISCARDVEQYYDSGADIFGIGSALSGLDNSMLKKYFSELANDLRSGKNNASSLLIYPDTTYHKTRIEEELMHAPDFKTISTDLILPDAGAGQFVFAWIPGIGEKPFSLVNNNPVTLGVLERGCFTKAFNSMKKGDSLYIRGPYGRKPEINYDCDIFLVGGGSGIAALPMIAKYAGSVKHGRIAAMIGAKDSSHIPYIKELESMCEIFVSTEDGSMGEKGDVLRLFEKAKAGFGYYFNCGPREMINSVLPIELGFSCPSLIYSSADYLTKCGIGLCGSCADEKGRRSCTEGPFMHPE